A portion of the Scylla paramamosain isolate STU-SP2022 chromosome 2, ASM3559412v1, whole genome shotgun sequence genome contains these proteins:
- the LOC135107293 gene encoding RNA-binding protein 25-like: ERERERERDIKIKRERERERERERERERERERERERERERERERGDIKIKRERERERERERERERERERERERERGDIKIKRERERERERERERERERERERERERERETLKSRERERERERERERERERERERERERERERERRDIKIKRERERERERERERERERERERERERERERDIKIKRERERERERERERERERERERERDIKIERERERERERERERERERERERETLKSRERERERERERERECSLITASQPRLPHALKYSPHHPQPS; this comes from the exons gagagagagagagagagagagagagacattaaaatcaagagagagagagagagagagagagagagagagagagagagagagagagagagagagagagagagagagagagagagagagagagagagagagagaggagacattaaaatcaagagagagagagagagagagagagagagagagagagagagagagagagagagagagagagagagagagagagagagaggagacattaaaatcaagagagagagagagagagagagagagagagagagagagagagagagagagagagagagagagagagagagagagagagagagagagacattaaaatcaagagagagagagagagagagagagagagagagagagagagagagagagagagagagagagagagagagagagagagagagagagagagagagaagagacattaaaatcaagagagagagagagagagagagagagagagagagagagagagagagagagagagagagagagagagagagagagagagagagagagagagacattaaaatcaagagagagagagagagagagagagagagagagagagagagagagagagagagagagagagagagagagagagacattaaaatcgagagagagagagagagagagagagagagagagagagagagagagagagagagagagagagagagagagacattaaaatcgagagagagagagagagagagagagagagagagagagagagag TGTTCCCTTATTACTGCTTCACAGCCTCGCCTCCCCCACGCCCTCAAGTACTCACCACACCACCCGCAGCCCTCCTGA